CTCGCGCCTGTCTACTCCCTCCAGCCCGGACCCCCCTGAAATATGTTCAGGGGCGCTTGGATGTGGCCCGGGAAAGACGCCGCCGCGCTGActatctgctgctgctgctgctgctgggctccCAGGCCGAGCGACAAACCTTGCGCCGACTCCGAGCGGGCGCAGCGATGGCGACTGTCCCTGGCGTCCCTGCTCTTCTTCACCGTGCTGCTCGCTGACCATCTGTGGCTGTGCGCGGGGGCCCGGCCCCGGGCCAGGGAGCTGAGCAGCGCCATGCGGCCACCCTGGGGGGCTGGCCGTGAGCGGCAGCCGGTGCCTCCTCGTGCGGTGCTGCCGTTGCCGCCGCCGCCGTCGCCCGGCGAGCCCAGCGCGCCCCCGGGCACCTGCGGGCCCCGATACAGCAACCTGACCAAagccgcccccgccgccgccccCGGGCAGGTCTGCGGCGGCGTCCCAGAGCCCACGGGGCTGGATGCAGCTTGCACCAAATTGGAATCTTTGCAGAGACTTTTCGAACCGACTACCCCAGCCCCCCCTCTGCGGCCCCCTGACTCCCCTTCCCGTGCCCGGGCCGAGTTCCCCTCCGCCAAAAAAAACTTGCTCAAAGGCCACTTTCGGAACTTCACTCTCTCCTTTTGCGACACCTACACGGTCTGGGACTTGCTGCTGGGCATGGACCGCCCCGACAGCCTGGACTGCAGTCTGGACACCCTGCTGGGGGACCTGCTGGCTGTGATGGCTAGCCCGGGCTCCGGGGCCTGGGAGGCATGTAGCAACTGTATCGAGGCATACCAGCGACTGGACCGACATGCTCAGGAAAAATATGACGAGTTCGACCTCGTGCTG
This sequence is a window from Ictidomys tridecemlineatus isolate mIctTri1 chromosome X, mIctTri1.hap1, whole genome shotgun sequence. Protein-coding genes within it:
- the Nalf2 gene encoding NALCN channel auxiliary factor 2, whose translation is MFRGAWMWPGKDAAALTICCCCCCWAPRPSDKPCADSERAQRWRLSLASLLFFTVLLADHLWLCAGARPRARELSSAMRPPWGAGRERQPVPPRAVLPLPPPPSPGEPSAPPGTCGPRYSNLTKAAPAAAPGQVCGGVPEPTGLDAACTKLESLQRLFEPTTPAPPLRPPDSPSRARAEFPSAKKNLLKGHFRNFTLSFCDTYTVWDLLLGMDRPDSLDCSLDTLLGDLLAVMASPGSGAWEACSNCIEAYQRLDRHAQEKYDEFDLVLHKYLQAEEYSIRSCTKGCKAVYKAWLCSEYFSVTQQECQRWVPCKQYCLEVQTRCPFILPDNEEMVYGGLPGFICTGLLDTSPKRPETKCCDVQWVSCESEKKKFKESEAPKTHHQQFHHSYFHHYHQQYHHYHPRHDPPGRVSHKPSLLPVSGGSRLSPSRIRLCVLVLMLLHTMVSFSSNQGGGVLGLETLPALEEGLTREE